A window of Sulfurimonas gotlandica GD1 contains these coding sequences:
- a CDS encoding lytic transglycosylase domain-containing protein, whose amino-acid sequence MIKYFLLLLLPILLSANLTYVFNHNKEVALLESFDIEASFLYDPIMNQMKVEKSTIQKNKHFFKAMDEAYTFIPAIKGILAKHGVPPEFLYLAMAESNFSTKAYSKKRASGLWQFMPGTAKLYGLKIDEYVDERRDLIKSTEAAAKYLSSLHKRFGKWYLAAIAYNCGGGRLNHAIKKAGSNELSVLLDPKKKYIPRESRYYIRKIVALAMVGQDEQFLMHSEYEHLLNRANAYSISTVQLSSGDSIVRLSKMVGIPLGELKKLNRHLKYDFVPPYADSYEVYIPYIKLNEFKRKYQPEPMKNIYKVHVVTKGDNLSFIGKKYGVSYNVIKDFNKLKSFRLKLNQRLIIPIDIRIKATKIDTRHYYMVKKGDTLDSISKAHKVSVQNIKLQNHLSGSAIRIGDRLKINE is encoded by the coding sequence ATGATAAAATATTTTCTTCTACTACTTTTACCGATCCTGCTGAGTGCTAATTTAACATATGTTTTCAACCACAACAAGGAAGTGGCTCTTTTGGAGTCATTTGATATTGAGGCTTCTTTCCTTTATGATCCGATTATGAATCAGATGAAGGTTGAAAAGTCAACAATACAGAAAAATAAACATTTCTTCAAAGCTATGGATGAAGCATATACCTTTATCCCTGCTATTAAAGGTATTTTGGCTAAACATGGCGTTCCTCCGGAGTTTTTGTATCTTGCAATGGCAGAGTCAAACTTTTCAACAAAAGCATATTCTAAAAAAAGAGCATCTGGACTTTGGCAGTTTATGCCAGGTACGGCAAAACTTTACGGGCTTAAGATTGATGAATATGTAGATGAGAGACGTGATCTTATCAAGTCAACTGAAGCAGCAGCGAAATATCTATCATCTCTTCATAAAAGATTTGGCAAGTGGTATTTAGCTGCTATCGCTTACAACTGTGGTGGCGGAAGATTAAATCATGCCATTAAAAAAGCAGGCAGTAATGAACTTTCTGTTTTACTTGATCCTAAAAAGAAATATATTCCAAGAGAGAGTAGATACTACATCAGAAAAATCGTAGCCCTTGCTATGGTAGGACAAGATGAGCAATTTTTAATGCACAGTGAATATGAGCATCTATTAAATCGTGCAAATGCTTACTCGATTTCAACTGTGCAACTCTCAAGTGGTGATTCAATTGTTAGATTATCTAAAATGGTTGGTATACCTTTGGGAGAGTTGAAAAAATTAAACAGACACCTTAAATATGACTTTGTACCTCCTTATGCAGATTCTTATGAAGTTTATATCCCATATATCAAGTTAAATGAGTTTAAACGTAAATATCAGCCAGAACCAATGAAAAATATCTATAAAGTCCATGTGGTAACAAAAGGTGATAACTTATCTTTTATAGGAAAAAAATATGGTGTTTCATACAATGTTATCAAAGACTTTAATAAACTTAAAAGTTTTCGCTTAAAATTAAACCAGAGACTTATAATCCCTATAGACATCAGAATAAAAGCAACAAAAATAGATACAAGACATTATTACATGGTAAAAAAAGGAGACACACTAGATTCTATATCTAAAGCTCACAAAGTAAGTGTTCAAAATATTAAACTTCAAAACCATTTAAGTGGAAGTGCAATCAGAATAGGCGACAGGCTAAAAATAAATGAATAA
- a CDS encoding septal ring lytic transglycosylase RlpA family protein gives MNKLISVLLILSVLFFSACSTRGKRVYNSHKYSAPKSYSANKSDHSSVMDNKTYSHPTMRPYVIRGIKYYPTVVGVGDEFDGRASWYGPDFHGKHTSNGEIYNMYDMTAAHKTLPMNTIVKVTNHDNGMSTVVRINDRGPFVDTRIIDLSKSAASKINMIATGTAPVSIEILGFESKGKKKIPTIAELKKSPQKATISEFALQIASFSKAEGALKTQELYDNTDGYRTVIKDMENEDGRIFKVWLKGFKSEQEARDYKSQGNFENAFIVRED, from the coding sequence ATGAATAAACTAATATCTGTTTTATTGATTTTATCTGTATTGTTTTTTAGTGCCTGTAGCACAAGAGGCAAGAGGGTATATAATAGCCATAAATATTCTGCACCTAAATCTTACTCAGCAAATAAAAGCGATCATAGCTCTGTTATGGACAACAAGACATATTCTCATCCCACGATGAGACCTTATGTTATTAGAGGTATTAAGTATTATCCTACAGTTGTGGGTGTTGGTGATGAGTTTGACGGTAGAGCTAGCTGGTATGGTCCTGATTTTCATGGAAAACATACTTCTAATGGTGAAATATATAATATGTATGATATGACTGCAGCACACAAAACGTTGCCTATGAATACAATTGTAAAAGTTACAAATCATGATAATGGCATGTCTACGGTAGTAAGGATTAATGATAGAGGACCTTTTGTAGATACTAGAATTATAGATCTTTCTAAATCAGCAGCTAGTAAAATAAATATGATTGCTACTGGAACTGCTCCTGTAAGTATAGAAATTTTAGGTTTTGAGTCAAAAGGAAAAAAGAAGATCCCAACGATAGCAGAGTTAAAAAAATCACCTCAAAAAGCTACTATCAGCGAATTTGCTCTGCAGATAGCATCTTTTTCAAAAGCAGAGGGAGCTTTAAAGACACAAGAATTATATGATAATACAGATGGATACAGAACTGTTATAAAAGATATGGAAAATGAAGATGGTAGAATTTTTAAAGTTTGGCTAAAAGGCTTTAAAAGTGAGCAAGAAGCAAGAGATTACAAATCACAAGGTAATTTTGAAAATGCATTTATAGTAAGAGAGGATTAA
- the aspS gene encoding aspartate--tRNA ligase, giving the protein MRSHYCTDLNETNVGQDVVLTGWANNHRDHGGIIFIDLRDKTGLIQLTCDPEDGAQAHKVADGVRDEYVLIAKGKVRLRGEGLTNPKLKTGAIEIIVTELIIENKSAPVPFVIGDPNVGEETRLKYRYLELRDPAVYETFRLRSKAAIAARNILDENGFLEVETPILTKSTPEGARDYLVPSRVHNGEFYALPQSPQLFKQLLMVGGFDRYFQIAKCFRDEDLRADRQPEFTQIDVEMSFCDQEDVIVVAEKLLTAMFKACNINVQAPFNRITYNNAMEWYGSDKPDLRYDLKMVDVIDIFERCDNEIFTNIAKKPHINRIKALKVPGADLVFSKREMKSFEDFVRQFGAHGLGYFQMKEDGLKGPLIKFFSEDDIALLVERLGMEVGDVVFFGAGDKKTVWDYMGRLRIFIAEHEKMNILDRDAFEFVWVVDFPMFEVEDGRVKALHHPFTQPKDTDKDDVEEIESIAYDIVLNGTELGGGSIRIHKEAVQNEVFKLLGIEEEEAQEKFGFLLDALKFGAPPHGGFALGFDRMMMLITKKSSIRDVIAFPKTQKASCILTKAPSAVDNTQLRDLHIRLREQVKA; this is encoded by the coding sequence TTGAGAAGTCATTACTGTACAGATTTAAATGAAACAAATGTAGGACAAGATGTTGTTCTAACAGGCTGGGCAAATAATCATCGTGACCACGGCGGAATTATCTTTATCGATTTAAGAGATAAAACAGGTCTTATTCAACTAACATGTGACCCTGAAGATGGTGCTCAGGCACATAAAGTTGCTGATGGTGTTCGTGATGAATACGTTTTAATTGCTAAAGGTAAAGTTCGTCTTCGTGGTGAAGGTTTAACAAATCCAAAGCTAAAAACTGGTGCTATAGAAATTATAGTTACTGAGCTTATTATTGAGAATAAAAGTGCTCCTGTTCCTTTTGTTATAGGTGATCCTAATGTTGGTGAAGAGACAAGACTCAAGTATCGTTACCTAGAGCTTCGTGATCCTGCAGTATACGAAACGTTTCGTCTTCGTTCTAAAGCAGCAATCGCTGCAAGAAATATTCTTGATGAAAATGGCTTCTTAGAGGTAGAGACTCCTATTTTAACTAAGTCAACTCCTGAGGGTGCTAGAGATTATCTAGTTCCGTCTCGTGTTCACAATGGAGAGTTTTACGCTCTTCCTCAATCACCACAGCTTTTTAAACAACTTCTGATGGTTGGCGGATTTGACCGTTACTTCCAGATAGCTAAATGTTTCCGTGATGAAGATTTACGTGCTGATAGACAGCCTGAGTTTACTCAGATAGATGTTGAGATGAGTTTTTGTGACCAAGAAGACGTAATCGTAGTGGCAGAAAAACTTCTTACTGCGATGTTTAAGGCTTGTAACATAAACGTTCAAGCTCCATTTAACCGCATTACTTACAACAACGCTATGGAATGGTATGGTTCTGATAAACCAGACTTAAGATACGATCTTAAAATGGTTGATGTTATTGATATCTTTGAGAGATGTGATAATGAAATCTTTACTAACATCGCTAAAAAGCCACATATTAACCGTATTAAAGCTCTTAAAGTTCCTGGTGCAGATCTAGTATTTTCTAAACGTGAGATGAAAAGCTTCGAAGACTTCGTAAGACAGTTCGGTGCTCATGGTCTTGGTTACTTCCAGATGAAAGAAGACGGTCTTAAAGGTCCACTTATCAAATTTTTCTCCGAAGATGATATCGCACTTCTAGTTGAAAGACTTGGTATGGAAGTTGGTGACGTTGTATTCTTCGGTGCAGGTGATAAGAAAACTGTATGGGATTACATGGGTAGACTTAGAATTTTCATAGCTGAACATGAAAAGATGAATATCTTAGATAGAGATGCTTTCGAATTTGTATGGGTAGTTGACTTCCCGATGTTCGAAGTAGAAGATGGAAGAGTAAAAGCACTTCACCATCCGTTTACACAGCCTAAAGACACTGATAAAGATGATGTAGAAGAGATAGAGTCTATCGCTTATGACATCGTTTTAAATGGTACTGAACTTGGTGGTGGTTCTATTCGTATACACAAAGAAGCAGTACAAAATGAAGTATTTAAACTTCTAGGAATCGAAGAAGAAGAAGCACAAGAAAAATTTGGCTTCTTACTAGATGCACTTAAGTTTGGAGCACCTCCACATGGTGGTTTTGCTTTGGGCTTTGACAGAATGATGATGCTTATCACTAAAAAATCAAGCATCCGTGACGTTATTGCATTCCCTAAAACGCAAAAAGCTTCTTGTATTCTTACAAAAGCACCTAGTGCAGTTGACAACACTCAACTTCGTGACCTACATATTCGTCTACGCGAACAAGTAAAAGCATAA
- the hisB gene encoding imidazoleglycerol-phosphate dehydratase HisB: protein MISKSRKTKETDITISLELYGKGNSNIDTGVGFLDHMLESFSKHSLIDMNIKCVGDTHIDDHHSVEDVGIVLGSLIADAIYPVENIERFGSANIVMDEACVSCDLDLSNRPFLVYESDVAGKVGNFDTELVEEFFRALVLNARISTHIITLRGRNKHHIIEASFKALAVAIRRATTKNERVGIPSTKDVL, encoded by the coding sequence ATGATTAGTAAAAGCAGAAAAACAAAAGAGACAGATATTACAATTTCATTAGAACTATACGGAAAAGGCAATAGTAACATAGATACAGGTGTTGGTTTTTTAGATCACATGCTTGAAAGCTTTTCAAAGCACTCACTTATTGACATGAACATAAAGTGTGTTGGTGATACTCACATAGATGACCATCACAGTGTTGAAGATGTTGGGATTGTTCTTGGATCTTTAATTGCAGATGCTATCTATCCTGTTGAAAATATAGAGAGATTTGGTAGTGCTAACATCGTAATGGATGAAGCATGTGTCTCTTGTGACTTAGACCTAAGTAATAGACCATTTTTAGTGTACGAATCTGATGTTGCGGGCAAGGTTGGCAATTTTGACACAGAGCTAGTTGAAGAGTTCTTTAGAGCATTGGTGCTTAATGCAAGAATAAGCACCCATATTATTACTCTTAGAGGAAGAAATAAGCATCATATTATTGAAGCATCGTTTAAAGCTCTCGCAGTTGCTATTCGTCGCGCAACTACAAAAAATGAAAGAGTTGGTATTCCAAGCACTAAAGATGTTTTATGA
- the lptA gene encoding lipopolysaccharide transport periplasmic protein LptA has product MKLLTIMTIFLASSLISQELKIKANQFDADEKTGISIFQGKVNIIKGNDELNASKVTVHTDAKHQPTKYIAEGEVSFNIETKKGSLYQGVAGKVIYMPTIKEYHFFTDVHLKQIDEKKEIIGDEVVLKTIEGKAYARGAKKEPVIMIFKMVEEKE; this is encoded by the coding sequence ATGAAACTTTTAACAATTATGACAATTTTTTTAGCATCATCTTTAATATCACAAGAGTTAAAGATAAAAGCAAATCAGTTTGACGCAGATGAAAAAACAGGTATATCTATATTTCAAGGTAAAGTTAATATCATTAAAGGTAATGATGAGCTTAATGCTTCGAAAGTAACTGTGCATACAGATGCTAAGCATCAGCCTACGAAGTATATAGCAGAAGGTGAGGTTTCATTTAATATAGAAACAAAAAAAGGATCTCTATACCAGGGTGTAGCCGGAAAAGTTATCTATATGCCTACAATCAAAGAGTATCACTTTTTCACGGATGTTCATTTAAAACAGATAGATGAGAAAAAAGAGATTATAGGTGACGAAGTTGTGCTCAAAACTATAGAGGGCAAAGCGTACGCAAGAGGGGCTAAAAAAGAGCCTGTTATAATGATTTTTAAAATGGTTGAGGAGAAAGAATAA
- a CDS encoding KdsC family phosphatase: MIKLIILDVDGCLTNGGLIYSADAIESKIFNVKDGLGISTWIKMGNQVAIITGRNSKIVQRRAEELGIQHIHQGIRDKDRVLKEIVSSLGLSFYEVGAIGDDLNDYNMLSLVGKSFTPNDGVKEIKEIVNKVLTRNGGDGAVREMIDTLVDENDQREEFMAVWI, translated from the coding sequence ATGATTAAGTTGATTATTTTAGATGTAGATGGCTGCTTAACTAATGGCGGGCTTATATATTCAGCAGATGCGATAGAGAGTAAAATCTTTAATGTAAAAGATGGTCTTGGTATCAGTACTTGGATAAAAATGGGTAATCAAGTCGCTATCATAACAGGAAGAAACTCTAAAATAGTTCAAAGAAGAGCTGAAGAGCTTGGCATTCAGCACATTCATCAGGGCATAAGAGATAAAGATAGAGTCTTAAAAGAGATAGTTAGCTCACTTGGACTTAGCTTCTACGAAGTTGGTGCTATTGGTGATGATTTAAATGATTATAACATGCTAAGTCTAGTTGGTAAAAGTTTTACGCCAAATGATGGCGTAAAAGAGATTAAAGAGATCGTAAATAAAGTTCTAACTCGCAATGGCGGTGACGGTGCCGTAAGAGAGATGATTGACACTCTAGTTGATGAAAACGACCAGAGAGAAGAATTTATGGCAGTATGGATATAG
- a CDS encoding AAA family ATPase → MIERFYLKDYLSFREIELNPTAGLVVFTGPSGSGKSILMKSILSSLGAESCEASLCESSVTWEINSADTGIENDDINIFKHIKKDKSRYFINNQSVSKKAISGLSSNYLRHLSLKDFSDFENENLISILDTRIQNKSKDIYNIKDEYKKLFIEHREVRVELNQIEEEERKIVELKEFATFEINKIQEIDPKVSEDEELLEIKKELSRKEKVLETISLANSIFDNEHSVNSALDSLDADSSFFDDTMNELRALFDSAEAKFNALEDVDIEEVLNRIEELSGLKRRYGSIEEALAYKEQKIIELAKYENIEITKDELVKREAALSSEVKKLSNLLTALREEELKSFNDDLNRYLEELYLRNAKVTMQDSEMCDYGKDEILVKLNNTELQKVSTGEFNRLRLAILAMKSEFMSQNGGVLMLDEIDANLSGEESMSVAKVLRQLSKHFQIFVISHQPQLTSMGEQHFLVHKSGDESMVKELSFDDRVDEIARIISGDSVSNEAKSFAKELLEASR, encoded by the coding sequence ATGATAGAGAGATTTTATCTAAAAGACTATCTTAGTTTTAGAGAGATTGAACTGAACCCAACTGCAGGACTTGTAGTTTTTACGGGTCCAAGCGGTAGCGGTAAGTCTATACTTATGAAATCAATACTTTCATCCTTAGGTGCAGAATCTTGTGAAGCGTCTCTGTGTGAATCAAGTGTTACATGGGAAATAAATTCTGCTGATACTGGTATAGAAAATGATGATATAAATATCTTTAAACACATTAAAAAAGACAAATCAAGATACTTCATAAACAACCAAAGTGTTTCCAAAAAAGCTATATCAGGCCTTTCTTCAAACTATTTAAGACACCTGAGCCTGAAAGATTTTAGTGATTTTGAAAATGAAAACCTAATCTCTATATTAGATACTAGAATTCAAAACAAATCTAAAGATATCTACAATATTAAAGATGAGTATAAAAAATTATTTATTGAACATAGAGAGGTCAGGGTAGAACTAAACCAAATCGAAGAAGAAGAGAGAAAGATAGTAGAGCTTAAAGAATTTGCAACTTTTGAGATAAATAAGATTCAAGAAATAGATCCAAAAGTATCTGAAGATGAAGAATTATTGGAGATAAAAAAAGAGCTATCCCGTAAAGAGAAAGTCTTGGAAACTATATCTTTAGCGAACTCGATTTTTGATAATGAACATTCAGTTAACAGTGCTTTAGACTCGCTAGATGCAGACAGTTCTTTCTTCGATGACACTATGAATGAGTTAAGAGCTCTATTTGATAGTGCAGAAGCAAAATTTAATGCTCTTGAAGATGTAGACATAGAAGAGGTTTTAAATCGAATAGAAGAGCTTAGTGGACTTAAGAGAAGATATGGAAGCATAGAAGAAGCTCTTGCATATAAAGAGCAAAAAATAATCGAACTAGCTAAGTATGAAAATATTGAAATTACAAAAGATGAACTGGTTAAAAGAGAAGCAGCATTAAGCAGTGAAGTTAAAAAACTTTCAAATTTATTAACTGCTCTTAGAGAAGAAGAACTTAAGTCATTTAACGATGATTTAAACAGATATCTAGAAGAACTGTATCTGAGAAATGCAAAAGTTACTATGCAAGATTCAGAGATGTGTGATTATGGTAAGGATGAAATACTAGTGAAGCTAAACAACACAGAACTACAAAAAGTGAGTACTGGAGAATTTAACAGGCTTCGTCTTGCTATACTGGCTATGAAATCAGAGTTTATGAGCCAAAATGGCGGTGTTTTAATGCTTGATGAGATAGATGCTAATCTTAGCGGTGAAGAGTCTATGAGCGTTGCGAAAGTCTTAAGGCAACTCTCAAAACATTTCCAAATATTTGTAATCTCACATCAGCCTCAACTTACTTCTATGGGTGAGCAACACTTCTTAGTGCATAAAAGTGGAGATGAGTCTATGGTCAAAGAACTTAGCTTTGATGACAGAGTAGATGAAATTGCTAGAATCATCAGCGGAGACAGCGTTTCAAATGAAGCAAAAAGTTTTGCAAAAGAACTTTTAGAGGCGAGTAGATGA
- a CDS encoding NAD(+)/NADH kinase, producing the protein MQASNIKKIGVLLRPSTPELKSSYFKLEKIFKNHGIDVYLDSISGAMIDIMGTEFDALCMHVDALVTLGGDGTLISAVRRSFKYDIPVLGVYAGSLGFLADVNLDELDEFVENMVRGKSRVDERSVLEVRIVSENDERKMYAFNDMVLTRPSVSNMIHIETLVDGKAFNTYYGDGVIVATPTGSTAYNVSAGGPVLFPLSKVFVLTPICPHSLTQRPVVLPGEFSIEMKTPEPRALVIIDGQDMHELDKNQSVHIKLATRTAKLIHREEFNYFDVLKQKLRWGE; encoded by the coding sequence TTGCAAGCAAGTAACATAAAAAAAATTGGTGTTCTTCTAAGACCATCAACCCCAGAACTCAAGAGCAGTTATTTTAAACTTGAAAAGATTTTCAAGAATCATGGTATTGATGTTTATCTAGACAGTATTAGTGGTGCTATGATAGATATTATGGGAACTGAATTTGACGCTTTGTGTATGCATGTAGATGCTCTTGTAACACTCGGAGGTGATGGAACTCTTATCTCTGCTGTTAGAAGGTCTTTTAAATACGACATCCCTGTTTTAGGTGTTTACGCAGGTAGTTTGGGTTTTTTAGCAGATGTAAATCTGGATGAACTTGACGAATTTGTAGAGAATATGGTTAGGGGCAAAAGTAGAGTAGATGAACGTTCTGTTTTAGAAGTTAGAATAGTAAGCGAGAACGATGAGAGAAAAATGTATGCTTTTAATGATATGGTTCTAACTCGTCCTTCTGTTTCAAATATGATACATATCGAAACGTTAGTAGATGGGAAAGCCTTTAATACCTACTATGGAGACGGTGTTATTGTTGCTACTCCTACAGGTTCAACTGCTTATAATGTTTCTGCTGGAGGTCCTGTTCTCTTTCCTCTTTCTAAAGTTTTTGTGCTTACTCCTATATGTCCTCACTCTCTAACTCAAAGACCGGTTGTGCTTCCCGGTGAGTTCTCTATTGAGATGAAAACACCAGAACCTAGAGCTTTGGTAATCATAGATGGTCAAGATATGCATGAACTAGATAAAAATCAAAGTGTTCATATTAAGCTAGCAACAAGGACAGCTAAATTGATTCATAGAGAAGAATTTAACTACTTTGATGTACTTAAACAAAAACTTAGATGGGGGGAGTAA
- a CDS encoding TatD family hydrolase yields MIIDTHIHLDDPRYNDDIDDVLNRAREGGVKRFIIPGAHPNTLERALEIVEANSDVYFAVGVHPYDMDSFDALDFDKYAKHEKCVAIGECGLDYFRLEGSDEDKLKEKERQKEVFRAQIELAKKYKKPLIIHIRDASRDSKEILLASDAKEVGGVLHCYNADEELLSLAKEGFYFGIGGVLTFKNAKKLLNVLPKIPEEKLLIETDGPYLTPAPHRGERNEPFYTTFVAQKMSELLDIPLKNIKDITTQNAQKLFALR; encoded by the coding sequence ATGATAATTGATACACATATTCATTTGGATGACCCAAGATATAACGACGACATAGATGATGTACTCAACAGAGCAAGAGAGGGTGGAGTAAAGAGGTTTATTATTCCAGGAGCTCATCCAAATACACTAGAGAGAGCTTTAGAAATAGTTGAAGCAAATAGTGACGTTTATTTTGCTGTTGGTGTTCATCCTTATGATATGGACTCTTTTGATGCACTTGACTTTGACAAGTATGCTAAACACGAAAAGTGTGTAGCAATCGGCGAATGCGGGCTAGACTACTTTAGACTAGAAGGTAGTGATGAAGATAAACTAAAAGAAAAAGAGCGCCAAAAAGAAGTTTTTAGAGCGCAGATAGAGCTTGCGAAAAAGTATAAAAAACCTCTGATTATTCATATTAGAGATGCTTCTAGAGACTCTAAGGAGATACTACTAGCCTCAGATGCTAAAGAAGTTGGTGGAGTTTTACATTGCTACAATGCCGATGAAGAACTTTTATCTTTAGCAAAAGAGGGTTTTTATTTTGGTATTGGCGGTGTTTTAACCTTTAAAAATGCAAAGAAATTACTTAATGTTTTACCAAAGATCCCAGAAGAGAAACTTCTTATAGAAACAGATGGACCATATTTGACTCCTGCACCACATAGAGGGGAACGAAATGAGCCTTTTTATACTACTTTTGTAGCGCAAAAAATGTCTGAACTTTTAGATATTCCACTTAAAAATATCAAGGATATAACAACACAAAATGCCCAAAAACTCTTTGCTTTACGCTGA
- a CDS encoding adenylate kinase has translation MKKLFLIIGAPGSGKTTDAELIAEQNDNITHYSTGDMLRAEVASGSELGLEIDSFISKGLIVPIKIAIETIVNAIKNAPTDIIIIDGYPRSMEQLNALDEYLNGDDSSLDLCSVIEVEVSEETARDRVLGRARGADDNTEVFDNRMKVYTQPLEDIQAFYSAKNILKVISGEGTIEEIVSEMGTFIESKI, from the coding sequence ATGAAAAAATTATTTCTTATTATCGGAGCCCCAGGCTCTGGTAAGACTACAGATGCAGAGCTAATAGCTGAGCAAAATGACAACATCACTCACTACTCTACTGGCGATATGCTTCGTGCTGAAGTTGCTAGTGGAAGTGAGCTTGGTTTAGAGATAGATAGTTTTATATCTAAAGGGCTTATTGTTCCCATTAAAATTGCTATAGAGACTATCGTAAACGCTATTAAAAATGCTCCTACTGATATCATCATCATAGATGGTTATCCTAGAAGCATGGAGCAGTTAAACGCTTTAGATGAGTACTTAAACGGTGATGATTCATCTTTAGATCTTTGCAGTGTTATAGAAGTTGAAGTCAGTGAAGAGACTGCAAGAGACAGAGTTCTTGGTCGTGCCCGCGGTGCTGATGACAACACAGAAGTCTTTGACAACCGCATGAAAGTCTATACCCAACCTCTAGAAGACATACAAGCTTTCTATAGTGCTAAAAATATTTTAAAAGTGATTTCTGGCGAAGGGACTATCGAAGAGATAGTTTCTGAGATGGGAACTTTTATAGAATCTAAAATATAA
- the lptC gene encoding LPS export ABC transporter periplasmic protein LptC — translation MKTTREKNLWQYGYRLNINIFFIGISIGLLMIFIGFKPMNIKQQEFVDVPLFQLEAFTLHELSQDGLVTLMKGSKAIRYNDRYKVFNIDYTDNSKNFIANMRADNGLYRDKDDVIDLTGNVIYNREDGLIFESQEATYNKKSAIAKTNKDYVIYRDSNRVVGTSLTYDNRLNRVKSKNVVAKYQIQEK, via the coding sequence ATGAAAACGACCAGAGAGAAGAATTTATGGCAGTATGGATATAGATTGAATATAAATATATTTTTCATAGGAATTTCAATAGGATTGTTAATGATATTTATTGGTTTTAAACCAATGAATATCAAACAGCAAGAGTTTGTTGATGTCCCACTTTTTCAGCTTGAAGCTTTTACGCTTCATGAACTTTCTCAAGATGGGTTAGTAACGCTTATGAAGGGTTCTAAAGCTATTAGATATAATGATAGATATAAAGTTTTTAACATAGACTATACAGATAACTCTAAAAATTTTATTGCTAATATGAGAGCTGATAATGGATTATATAGAGATAAAGATGATGTTATAGATCTTACTGGAAACGTGATTTACAACAGAGAAGACGGTCTGATTTTTGAATCACAAGAGGCAACTTACAACAAAAAAAGTGCAATTGCCAAGACAAATAAAGATTATGTGATATATAGAGATTCAAACAGGGTTGTTGGGACTTCACTTACTTACGATAATCGCTTAAATAGAGTAAAATCTAAAAATGTAGTAGCAAAATACCAAATACAGGAGAAATAA